A single window of Haliotis asinina isolate JCU_RB_2024 chromosome 5, JCU_Hal_asi_v2, whole genome shotgun sequence DNA harbors:
- the LOC137284756 gene encoding uncharacterized protein produces MRCQMCQTVKLSNEFPPRKITENCKHPRQHCMRCVVAYVHEHEACPHPDCGETVANDSQMMEILQHTLKEMFRVYDTSYTPHVIPEGASEGVIQVTVLNGESITLPFKPDMTILKVKEEIQKELQHDVQKQKLLYNATELKVYGESGKHMRLIDYGVEPNSVIHLVILLFAIPEGFDHVVFDLYWGYPHNRGRDYLDASCLQFSGQTFQGVVDYEHVVNMNASIRHSGDVMDDKRRKGHHTIHVSLRKIPANITHLFFTLSAWNSPNIARYPYPSLKFYEADKPHKNLCKTTFTHAKYSQAVIMCSVSRSASGWDIYNSGKLSAGNAKNYNPLVGTVQSLISKGY; encoded by the exons ATGAGGTGTCAAATGTGCCAAACTGTGAAGTTGTCCAATGAGTTTCCTCCCAGGAAGATAACAGAAAATTGTAAACATCCAAGACAGCATTGCATGAGG TGTGTTGTGGCTTATGTGCATGAACATGAGGCTTGCCCTCATCCAGATTGTGGGGAGACTGTTGCTAACGATAGTCAGATGATGGAGATTTTACAACACACCCTCAAAGAAATGTTCCGAGTATATGATACATCATACACTCCTCATGTCATTCCTGAAGGAGCAAGTGAAGGTGTCATACAGGTCACGGTCTTAAATGGAGAGTCAATTACTTTACCTTTCAAACCAGACATGACCATTCTCAAGGTGAAAGAGGAAATTCAGAAGGAGCTCCAACATGATGTCCAGAAACAGAAGCTGTTATATAATGCAACAGAGTTAAAG GTGTATGGGGAGTCAGGAAAACATATGCGACTGATTGACTATGGTGTGGAACCAAACTCTGTCATACATTTAGTGATCCTGCTGTTTGCTATTCCTGAAGGTTTTGATCATGTTGTGTTTGACTTGTACTGGGGTTACCCACACAACAGAGGACGGGACTACCTTGATGCAAGCTGCCTTCAGTTCAGTGGGCAAACGTTTCAGGGTGTTGTGGACTACGAGCATGTGGTGAATATGAATGCATCAATCAGGCACTCGGGAGATGTAATGGATGACAAACGAAGAAAAGGGCATCACACAATTCATGTGTCTTTAAGAAAAATCCCTGCCAATATCACACATCTCTTCTTCACCCTTAGTGCATGGAATTCTCCAAATATTGCCCGATACCCATACCCTAGTTTAAAGTTCTATGAGGCAGATAAACCACACAAAAACCTGTGCAAAACTACCTTCACCCATGCCAAGTATAGCCAGGCTGTCATCATGTGTTCTGTATCAAGATCAGCAAGTGGTTGGGATATTTATAATTCTGGAAAACTTTCAGCAGGAAATGCAAAAAACTACAACCCTCTTGTTGGTACAGTTCAATCTTTAATTTCAAAAGGttactaa